Genomic segment of Candidatus Lernaella stagnicola:
CGCGGACGCGCAGCGGCACGGGCGCTGTGGGGGCAGCGGTGCGCGTCGCGTCGCCGGCGATCGCGTAGCCGTCTTTCAAGGCGCTGTCGAAAGGCGGGTTAGGGATGACGGTGGTTAAGTCTTCGGCCAAAGTCAGACCGATGGCCTCGGTGAGCGGCACTTCGGCGCGGCGCAAATCATGCAAGTGCGCTAGCAACAAGTCGAGAGCTTGCCTGGGTGTCATGTGGTGTTCACCTGTTTCTGCGGTCAGGACCGACAAAGGCTATCCTCGTCTTCGCCGGGCGATGAGTTTTCCACCACGGGCCGATCGCGGTGGGTGTCTACGACGCATAAGAAGCCGAACGGTTCGTCGAAATTGTTGCGCAATTGGTGCGAGGCGCCCGGCGGCACGTAGGCGACGTCGCCGAAATGCAGCGTCTGCCAGGTGTCACCGATCAGCAGTTCGCCTTCGCCGCGCAGCACGACGATGACGTGCTCGTGTTGGTGGTGTTCGCGGGATGTGAAACCGTCGCTGCCGATCTCGAAATACCGGACATGAAAAGTCGTATTCTCGCCACGCATACCGGCCAGATTAACCCGCCGCACGTTACGGAAATGGTCGCCGGCCGGCTTGTATTCCGCGTCCGGAACGTCTTCCCATCGAAAGCCCTGCAAACGACGCAAAATGACCGGTATCTGCGGAATTCGACTCACGTTTCCCCCTTGCTGCGTTTGTAGAGTATGGTTTGACAAGGCACCGTGCAAGTGTAAATATCCACTCGCCTCGGATTGGGATGATATGGGTGTTTTTCTATGGCTTATCGAATACGTAGCTTGATCCTGACGTGCTTTTTTCTCGTCGGGATCGGCGCTTGCACACAGTCTTGCGATCGAGCCGAGTCATCCACTCCTACCGTCACCCCACCCCCTTCCAAACACGTTTGCGATGCTCTATGCGAGGACGCCTGCATCAACATTTCGCGCGATGCTTGCACCTTCGACACCT
This window contains:
- a CDS encoding cupin domain-containing protein encodes the protein MSRIPQIPVILRRLQGFRWEDVPDAEYKPAGDHFRNVRRVNLAGMRGENTTFHVRYFEIGSDGFTSREHHQHEHVIVVLRGEGELLIGDTWQTLHFGDVAYVPPGASHQLRNNFDEPFGFLCVVDTHRDRPVVENSSPGEDEDSLCRS